The Podospora pseudocomata strain CBS 415.72m chromosome 3, whole genome shotgun sequence genome window below encodes:
- a CDS encoding hypothetical protein (EggNog:ENOG503P0KB; COG:S), whose amino-acid sequence MASSPGRQKPPFCFMALPNEVQKEIVRNCSQADLICFALVSRHCRELAAAQLYRNFHIVFPDEDDPEYDSPIDGLAGGLDTFVTSDYNYAQHLRDLSLDTLSAGHKAETAYKAYLANLSCGKFMNTLLLMTLRRARALERFRWNIRVELSRTLYKELHSIKTLAHLHVRLQEGPSIYETPPPLPYNAATSTSASLGVTSVPPPPPMSNLPPPPPPFSTLPPPPSGFYVPVTSVTVNVPPPPPPPMPKPHRPKALRKTPLSKEPPTLSGFGNLRSLSVLDIDSLDMVTEIKSCVRNSSATLTKLKLSFSDKLASQARKPAPEADPDDSDVDDDFQPTPAGSSSNMANDMSGPARAFRAMEEKKAQESVLGRILDVEVYLVKKPPKKPKDKGKEKEKEKEKETKVESNGGNGTHEFAQALKTVMTRIVKELNDNTDPSEVNATQKNILETFQAAATKYVEDTMNRRAEKSNKQSTNGSSSSSKTDESVAEEPATAESSGAAPVAQASTEPASLFGDGAADASKDKQKENDVTPEDIDIEAPEETLQLDGADGPTKDTSSKEFGMTPSASTNSLAMPSTSGSVVSADVNKAMANLAAQKANFKTLAEKVDIFETQAKDLTKDIERMRSSDTPVDVSRVAEAEKQMYTISQSIADIHKELTTVEAEINDAEKQIPRPSSSVSAVDSIALKNQQMNDYLRTTRGLALQVLAIYLIPVKASVLYRAIDLRCLRHLTLLNVGPQAPIWAQMAKLNKEAPLPLRHIFTDNVTPAFLTFVHELEAVEELFMLERDFKYKPESFAPRTPTTIEQIRKLVLKKHMPTLKYLMIKNLADPSWDLNEKTVLLLCRKGRVLEELAACMSIRTMHTFMQRLAGLVSLRALHIAQLRNEDTCVWVMRETKKFLIDNLSHHPHLKLEWISIDDDDRVERLIRARDLPKRKKEKNNKVKKMSATTGLGSTSSGLILPSIETDGSGNSAWLDAIGGNGSSDESEDSGDEEDDERFRASKIETVGDMRFYDVYGVKIFEKEVVSGRL is encoded by the exons ATGGCTTCGTCTCCGGGCAGGCAGAAACCACCTTTCTGCTTCATGGCCCTGCCAAACGAAGTCCAGAAAGAAATTGTCCGCAACTGCTCCCAGGCCGATCTGATATGCTTTGCCCTCGTGTCGAGACACTGCCGGGAACTCGCTGCCGCCCAACTCTATCGCAATTTCCATATTGTCTTCCCAGACGAAGATGACCCCGAATACGACTCGCCCATAGACGGCCTGGCTGGCGGTCTCGACACTTTTGTGACTAGCGACTACAACTATGCTCAGCACCTGAGAGACTTGTCTCTGGACACTCTCAGCGCCGGCCACAAAGCCGAAACAGCCTACAAGGCTTACCTGGCGAATCTCAGCTGCGGAAAGTTCATGAACACACTGCTGCTTATGACGCTGCGCAGGGCAAGGGCTCTCGAGAGGTTCAG GTGGAATATCCGTGTCGAACTTAGTCGAACCCTCTACAAAGAACTACACAGTATCAAGACACTGGCCCATCTTCATGTTCGGTTACAAGAGGGACCTTCTATCTACGaaacgcctcctccccttccataCAATGCCGCCACCTCAACATCAGCGTCGCTGGGCGTCACATCTgtcccgccaccacctcccatgTCAAACttaccccctccaccacccccatttTCGACGCtgcctccgccgccctctgGGTTTTATGTGCCCGTGACCTCCGTCACAGTCAATGtgcctccgccccctccacctccgatGCCGAAGCCTCACCGACCGAAAGCCTTACGGAAGACGCCCCTTTCCAAGGAGCCACCGACGCTGTCGGGCTTCGGCAATCTGAGGAGTCTTTCCGTGTTGGATATCGACTCGCTCGATATGGTTACAGAGATCAAATCATGTGTTCGGAACTCCTCGGCAACTCTCACTAAGCTGAAACTCTCCTTTTCGGACAAGCTGGCTTCACAGGCCAGAAAACCTGCCCCCGAGGCGGATCCGGACGATTCAGATGTCGACGATGATTTCCAGCCTACCCCGGCTGGCTCTAGTTCAAACATGGCCAATGACATGAGCGGTCCTGCCAGAGCCTTCCGGGCCatggaagagaaaaaggcaCAAGAGTCGGTGCTGGGTAGGATCTTGGATGTCGAGGTCTATCTAGTAAAAAAGCCGCCTAAAAAGCCGAAAGacaaggggaaggaaaaggaaaaggaaaaggaaaaggagaccAAGGTCGAGTCGAACGGGGGCAATGGAACGCACGAGTTTGCCCAGGCCTTGAAGACCGTGATGACCAGGATTGTGAAGGAGCTGAACGACAACACCGATCCAAGTGAGGTCAATGCTACCCAAAAGAATATTCTCGAAACTTTCCAGGCTGCCGCAACAAAGTACGTTGAAGATACGATGAACAGGAGGGCAGAAAAGTCAAATAAGCAAAGCACAAACGGGAGCTCAAGTTCATCAAAGACAGATGAATCGGTGGCAGAGGAGCCGGCGACCGCAGAGAGCTCAGGGGCTGCCCCGGTCGCACAGGCCTCGACAGAGCCTGCCAGtctttttggtgatggcgcTGCAGACGCTTCCAAGGACAAGCAAAAGGAGAACGATGTGACCCCTGAAGATATTGACATTGAGGCGCCCGAGGAGACTCTCCAGCTTGATGGTGCAGATGGCCCAACCAAGGACACCTCTTCGAAGGAATTTGGTATGACCCCGTCTGCCTCCACGAATTCCTTGGCCATGCCCTCCACGAGTGGCAGCGTGGTGTCGGCCGACGTGAACAAGGCTATGGCGAACCTAGCCGCGCAAAAAGCCAACTTCAAGACGTTGGCTGAAAAGGTCGATATCTTTGAGACTCAAGCTAAGGACTTGACAAAGGATATTGAGAGGATGCGCTCCAGCGACACACCGGTCGATGTTAGCCGTGTcgccgaggctgagaagcaGATGTACACCATCAGCCAGAGCATTGCAGACATCCACAAGGAGCTCACGACAGTCGAAGCCGAGATCAACGATGCCGAGAAGCAAATTCCCcggccatcttcctccgTGTCCGCTGTTGACTCGATTGCGCTCAAAAACCAGCAGATGAATGACTACCTGCGGACAACAAGAGGTCTAGCTCTCCAGGTTCTAGCCATCTACCTCATCCCGGTCAAGGCTTCAGTTCTGTACCGGGCCATTGACCTCCGATGTCTCCGTCACTTGACGCTCCTGAACGTAGGCCCTCAAGCGCCAATCTGGGCTCAAATGGCCAAACTCAACAAGGAAgcccctctgcctctgcgACACATCTTTACCGACAATGTCACACCAGCCTTTTTGACGTTTGTTCACGAGCTGGaagcggtggaggagttgtttATGCTCGAGCGGGACTTCAAGTATAAGCCTGAGTCGTTTGCGCCCAGGACACCGACTACTATCGAACAGATTCGGAAGTTGGTACTAAAGAAGCACATGCCTACGTTGAAGTACTTGATGATCAAGAACTTGGCGGATCCGAGCTGGGATCTGAATGAGAAGACGGTCTTGTTGCTGTgtaggaaggggagggtgctggaggagctggctgcTTGCATGAGTATTAGGACTATG CATACATTTATGCAGCGGCTTGCGGGGCTGGTGTCGTTGAGGGCGTTGCATATTGCCCAGCTGCGCAACGAGGACACGTGTGTCTGGGTCATGAGGGAGACGAAGAAGTTTTTGATTGATAACCtctctcatcaccctcacctaAAGCTGGAGTGGATCTCGatcgatgacgacgacaggGTAGAGCGGCTTATCAGGGCGAGGGACTTGCCCAAGCgcaaaaaggagaagaataACAAGGTCAAGAAGATGAGTGCCACGACGGGGCTGGGGAGTACGAGCTCGGGGTTGATACTACCGTCTATCGAAACTGACGGGAGCGGAAACTCGGCGTGGTTGGATGCCATTGGGGGGAATGGGAGTAGTGATGAGAGTGAGGATAgtggggatgaggaagatgatgagaggTTCAGGGCGAGCAAGATTGAGACGGTGGGAGATATGAGGTTTTATGATGTTTATGGGGTGAAGATttttgagaaggaggttgtcAGTGGGCGGCTTTGA
- the ECM4 gene encoding S-glutathionyl-(chloro)hydroquinone reductase (COG:O; EggNog:ENOG503NTZJ) produces MSIRSSISPLLRGTAALSHLSKGSFRITHSSSFTSSIKVSTHRYLSTTTNFKMAAQDTPSGKEVQKDDNVITNWVNPSDKSGEFKRQQSTFRSFISSSPGSEFPPEAGRYHLYVSYACPWANRTLIARKLKGLEDIISFSVVHWHMGPKGWRFVTDEEAEQEDVKGEGVVPHEGGLSHLREVYFGVNPEYEGRFTVPVLWDKKGGRIVNNESSEILRMLNSEFNGLIDEPFKSVDLYPEDLRREIDETHEWQYDLINNGVYKSGFATTQEAYERNVKALFEALDRAEKHLADGTEGPYWFGERLTEVDIRLFVTIVRFDPVYVQHFKCNIRDIRSGYPAIHKWMRNLYWNIPAFKDTTNFNHIKFHYTKSHTNINPLSITPLGPVPDILPRWEEVPAVSFRG; encoded by the exons ATGAGTATAAGAAGCAGTATATCTCCGCTTTTGAGAGGGACAGCAGCACTTTCACATTTGAGCAAGGGTTCGTTCAGGATTACACACTCTTCTTCATTCACATCATCGATCAAAGTATCAACACATCGATATCTTTCCACCACTACAAACTTCAAAATG GCAGCCCAAGACACTCCCTCCGGAAAGGAGGTGCAGAAGGACGACAACGTAATCACAAACTGGGTCAACCCCTCTGACAAGTCAGGCGAGTTCAAACGCCAGCAGTCCACCTTCCGCTCCTTCATTTCTTCGTCCCCCGGCTCCGAGTTCCCCCCCGAAGCGGGCCGGTACCACCTCTACGTTAGCTATGCCTGCCCCTGGGCCAACAGGACGCTCATTGCCCGCAAGCTCAAGGGGCTGGAGGACATCATCTCCTTTAGTGTTGTCCACTGGCATATGGGACCGAAAGGGTGGAGGTTTGTGActgatgaggaggctgagcaggaggatgtcaagggggagggggtggtgcctCACGAGGGGGGTTTGAGTCATTTGAGGGAGGTTTACTTTGGGGTGAACCCGGAGTATGAGGGACGGTTTACGGTGCCGGTGTTGTGGGataagaagggggggaggattgtGAACAATGAGAGTAGTGAGATTTTGAGGATGTTGAATTCAGAG TTCAACGGGCTGATCGACGAGCCGTTCAAATCGGTGGATCTATATCCTGAGGATTTGAGAAGGGAGATTGACGAAACACACGAGTGGCAATacgacctcatcaacaacggCGTCTACAAATCTGGCTttgccaccacccaagagGCCTACGAGCGCAACGTCAAGGCTCTGTTTGAAGCCCTCGACCGGGCGGAGAAGCATCTTGCTGACGGGACGGAGGGGCCGTATTGGTTTGGGGAGCGGCTTACCGAGGTGGATATCAGGTTGTTTGTGACTATTGTCAGGTTTGAT CCTGTGTATGTCCAGCACTTCAAGTGCAACATCCGCGACATCAGGTCCGGCTACCCTGCTATTCACAAGTGGATGCGGAATCTGTACTGGAACATCCCCGCGTTCAAGGACACGACAAACTTCAACCACATCAAGTTCCATTACACGAAATCGCACACGAATATCAACCCGCTGTCGATTACGCCTTTGGGGCCGGTGCCGGATATTTTGccgaggtgggaggaggtgcctGCTGTTAGTTTTAGGGGTTGA
- the BMS1 gene encoding Glycoside hydrolase 2 (Mannanase, beta-galactosidase) (EggNog:ENOG503NXR7; COG:J; BUSCO:EOG092617AN), which yields MEQQNKPHRPSKKSKDKKKAQHTGQQNPKAFAFSNPGKLAKQAARSHDIKEKRLHVPQVDRLPDEPPPRLVTIVGPPGVGKTTLLKSLIRRYAKETMSDPVGPITVVTSKKQRLTFIECPNELEAMVDIAKVADIVLLMIDGNFGFEMETMEFLNVLAATGMPGNVFGILTHLDLFRKPQALKDAKKRLKHRLWNELYQGAHLFYLSGVLNGRYPDREIHNLSRFLSVMKNPRPLVWRNSHPYTVIDNYRDITHPTKIEEDENCDRSIELSGYLRGTNFAADGQRIHIAGLGDFTIASMEALPDPCPTPSMEQALAKATGKTGRRRLDEKDKKLWAPMADRSGLKITGDHIVITRENGFAFDKDAEDVERGEGEQLIVDLQGERKLLGSTDKGVKLFASGQELTQVPEEADSGRKTRRKARFAAGDEPGEDEIPDDEGFESGEVDEEGSDVEEDEFDMSKLGKMFKKQQDKDQPEDDLAFADSDSDLGSLSGDEDEELDSDEDDEDVDMEDLGSDEEAGALKWKDSMFERASKLHGNRRPFRAVDLARFMYDTALSPREALKKWRCEEEEEEEENIEKDEDDTFFRKIGDDEQEDLTEDRAIPSFDYEDLAAKWSSEDAVEALRTRFSTANLVDEEGGNGDDDDFSGLDNDDEDDEGDGAFEDLETGEAHGGDGDEDEDEDGDEDESEEPPEASLEAEREKNARRKEELKLRFEEEDREGFKNDKAVARREGGGDDEFGEDDWYDAQKALLQKQLDINKAEFEELDERQRTAVEGFRAGKYGKIVLEGVPAEFVKNFSAKRPIIVGGLSATEDRFGFVQVRIKKHRWHKRILKTGDPLIFSLGWRRFQSLPIYSISDSRTRNRMLKYTPEHMHCFGTFYGPLIAPNTSFTAFQSFSSSNPGFRIAATGTVLSVDESTEIVKKLKLTGTPYKIFKNTAFIKDMFNTALEIAKFEGAAIKTVSGVRGQIKRALSKPDGHFRATFEDKILLSDIVFLRAWYPIKPHRFYNPATNLIGWQSMRSTGEIRRAEDLATPQLKNSQYRKIERQERHFNPLRVPKKLAAELPFKSQIVQTKKQRKETYMQKRAVVVSGEERKARDLMQKLTTIRKEQVAKRKAKKEEKRQEYRKKVADIEERLENREKKEKQAYWEREGKKRRAGDGGGGGGKRRK from the exons ATGGAACAACAAAATAAGCCTCACAGGCCGTCCAAGAAGTCCAAGGATAAAAAGAAGGCGCAACATACAGGCC AACAAAACCCCAaggcctttgccttctctAATCCCGGCAAACTTGCAAAGCAGGCGGCGAGATCCCACGATATCAAAGAGAAGCGCCTCCATGTACCCCAAGTCGACCGTCTTCCCGATGAACCTCCTCCGCGCCTCGTCACCATCGTCGGACCTCCTGGTGTGGGCAAAACAACCCTTCTAAAGTCTCTCATCCGCCGATATGCAAAGGAAACAATGTCCGATCCCGTGGGACCAATCACGGTCGTCACCTCGAAGAAGCAGCGATTAACCTTTATTGAATGCCCCAACGAGCTCGAAGCCATGGTCGACATCGCTAAGGTCGCCGACATTGTCCTGCTGATGATTGACGGAAATTTTGGATTCGAAATGGAGACAATGGAGTTCCTCAACGTCCTGGCCGCCACCGGTATGCCAGGAAACGTCTTCGGTATTCTGACCCATCTCGATCTCTTCAGAAAGCCACAAGCGCTCAAGGACGCCAAGAAGAGGTTAAAGCACAGGTTGTGGAACGAATTGTATCAGGGCGCCCATCTCTTCTATCTTTCTGGTGTTTTGAACGGCCGTTACCCCGATCGGGAGATTCATAACCTTTCCCGCTTCCTGTCGGTTATGAAGAACCCTCGTCCGCTCGTATGGAGAAACTCGCACCCTTACACTGTTATCGACAACTATCGCGACATTACTCACCCAACCAAGATTGAAGAGGACGAGAATTGCGACCGGTCGATCGAGCTGTCTGGCTATTTGCGCGGTACCAACTTTGCAGCGGATGGGCAGAGGATACACATTGCGGGCTTGGGCGATTTCACAATAGCTAGCATGGAAGCTCTGCCGGATCCTTGCCCGACCCCCTCGATGGAGCAAGCGCTTGCGAAGGCCACTGGAAAAACTGGGAGGAGGCGCTTGGatgagaaggacaagaagctgTGGGCTCCAATGGCCGACCGCAGTGGTCTCAAGATTACTGGTGATCACATTGTCATCACCAGGGAGAACGGTTTCGCTTTCGACAAAGACGCCGAGGACGTCGAACGTGGCGAGGGCGAGCAGCTTATTGTTGATCTACAGGGCGAGAGGAAACTGCTTGGTTCTACTGACAAGGGTGTCAAGCTGTTTGCCAGCGGACAGGAGCTCACACAGGTCCCAGAAGAGGCCGACAGCGGGAGGAAAACCAGGAGAAAGGCGCGCTTCGCTGCTGGGGATGAGCCTGGCGAGGATGAAATTCCCGACGACGAGGGCTTCGAAAGCGGAGAGGTGGATGAAGAGGGCTCAGACGTTGAAGAGGACGAATTCGACATGTCAAAGCTGGGCAAGATGTtcaagaagcagcaagacaAGGATCAACCAGAAGATgaccttgcctttgccgacAGTGATTCTGACCTTGGTTCTCTCTCtggcgacgaagacgaggagctggattccgacgaggacgacgaggacgttGACATGGAAGACTTGGGTTCTGATGAGGAAGCCGGTGCCCTGAAGTGGAAGGATAGCATGTTTGAGCGCGCCAGTAAGCTTCACGGAAACAGAAGACCGTTCCGTGCTGTGGATCTTGCCAGATTCATGTACGACACTGCCCTCAGTCCCAGAGAAGCTCTCAAGAAATGGAGgtgcgaggaagaggaagaagaggaggagaacaTTGAGAaagacgaggacgacacTTTCTTCAGGAAGAttggcgatgatgagcagGAAGATTTGACCGAGGACCGCGCGATACCAAGCTTCGACTATGAGGATTTAGCTGCCAAGTGGTCAAGTGAGGATGCTGTAGAGGCTCTCCGGACCAGATTTTCGACTGCGAAcctggttgatgaagagggcGGGAAcggtgacgatgacgactttTCCGGGCTCGacaatgatgatgaggacgacgagggtgatggtgcttTTGAGGATCTTGAGACAGGGGAAGCgcatggcggtgatggtgacgaggacgaggatgaggacggcgatgaagatgagagTGAAGAGCCACCAGAAGCCAGCTTGGAGGCTGAACGTGAAAAGAACGCCCGtcgcaaggaagaactcaAGCTACGcttcgaggaagaagatcGCGAGGGTTTCAAGAACGACAAGGCTGTCGCTAGGCgagaaggcggcggagatgatGAGTTTGGCGAGGACGACTGGTACGATGCCCAAAAGGCTCTGCTTCAGAAGCAGCTTGACATCAACAAGGCCgagtttgaagagcttgACGAGAGGCAAAGGACGGCGGTTGAGGGTTTCAGAGCCGGCAAGTACGGCAAGATTGTTCTCGAGGGCGTCCCAGCCGAGTTTGTCAAGAACTTCTCGGCCAAGAGACCCATCATCGTGGGCGGTCTCTCTGCTACCGAGGACAGGTTTGGTTTCGTCCAAGTCAGAATCAAGAAGCACAGATGGCACAAGAGAATCCTCAAGACGGGCGACCCCTTGATCTTCTCTCTCGGCTGGAGAAGATTCCAATCTCTCCCCATCTACTCCATCTCCGACTCCCGGACGAGAAACCGCATGCTCAAGTACACACCCGAGCACATGCACTGCTTCGGTACCTTTTACGGCCCCCTGATcgcccccaacacctccttcaccgcATTCcagtccttctcctcctccaacccggGCTTCCGCATCGCAGCCACCGGCACGGTCCTGTCGGTAGACGAATCCACCGAAAtcgtcaagaagctcaagctAACCGGCACCCCCTACAAAATCTTCAAGAACACCGCCTTCATCAAGGACATGTTCAACACTGCCCTTGAAATCGCAAAGTTTGAAGGCGCGGCCATAAAGACTGTCTCGGGCGTCCGCGGCCAGATCAAGCGCGCCCTGTCAAAACCAGACGGCCACTTCCGCGCCACGTTTGAGGACAAAATTCTCCTGTCCGACATTGTCTTCCTCCGCGCGTGGTACCCCATCAAGCCGCACAGGTTCTACAACCCGGCGACGAACCTCATCGGCTGGCAGTCGATGCGCTCGACGGGGGAGATCCGCCGCGCCGAGGACTTGGCCACGCCGCAGCTGAAGAACAGCCAGTACCGCAAGATTGAGCGGCAGGAGAGGCATTTCAACCCGTTGAGGGTGCCCAAGAAGCTGGCTGCCGAGCTGCCGTTTAAGTCGCAGATTGTGCAGACGAAGAAGCAGAGGAAGGAGACGTACATGCAGAAGAGGGCCGTGGTGGTTTCGGGAGAGGAGCGCAAGGCGAGGGATCTCATGCAGAAGCTTACTACGATCCGGAAAGAGCAGGTtgcgaagaggaaggcgaagaaggaggagaagaggcaggAGTACAGGAAGAAGGTGGCGGATATTGaggagaggctggagaatagggagaagaaggagaagcaggcgtactgggagagggaggggaagaagaggagggctggggatgggggtggtgggggtgggaagaggaggaagtaa
- a CDS encoding hypothetical protein (EggNog:ENOG503NXJG; MEROPS:MER0472834; COG:D), with amino-acid sequence MADVEEPRFNSLAERIAALNAQKNFQAPPSTAGKRPPPPPPPVRAATITTTTTTTPSPSPQQPQNETAPVMPPRPVRASTEKLPPPLPRRTTTDIEKGDRPAPGPGLGRVLPPPLPSRDSSSAKGTPPALPSRRPSSNLTLPTPGGRRNSNSSDISYISTMSSLSLNQDGPTPRRGLPPPLEQAKLPPLPPTRRELEAKAKEEAANTPPLPRRVTEPPPQAMPELPSGRPSLPPRLPSRPAKSPLMNATEAPSPSLPARRLPPPPSSYKNPKSALELGFNNKPRPADDVPPPIPLASRPSISQIEAVRSASTASPTAAASSSSSSSPPPSCLVCRDFSGPDTVAAQHPYTSLPRQDPISYLAHHLCSPFPSPTDKARAIFTWCHHNIAYDVHGFFNNCIPRGLTPAETIFSGKAVCEGYAKVYEAIARAAGLHCIVVGGHGKGYGFSALKKGERCPPKDPTGHAWNAVMIDNDEWKLIDPCWGAGHLDGGTNGYKKQFSPGQFARSNEFFGRSHYPSDERHFHRRDGRVPSWEEYILGETGGEEPAGWMGDAEREGGLDQSNFEPKQKEICVSGAGEGTVTRFQFGKVCPHWVSEKHGRGRQMLICLVFGEDEKRAGGKEKFVPLETDGFWWWLDVRTRDLGGVGKRVRLVGITTVDGRDARGLTGEEFKGVVGRKAFAMCGMVDWVLV; translated from the coding sequence ATGGCTGACGTAGAAGAGCCGCGTTTCAACTCGCTGGCAGAGCGCATTGCTGCTCTCAATGCCCAGAAGAACTTTCAGGCGCCCCCTTCGACAGCAGGGAAGCggcccccacccccgccccctccagTGAGGgctgccaccatcaccaccaccaccaccacgacaccatcaccatcaccacaacagcCCCAGAATGAGACGGCTCCGGTGATGCCACCCCGTCCAGTGAGGGCCTCAACGGAGAAACTCCCACCTCCACTTCCTCGTCggaccaccaccgacattgAGAAGGGAGATCGACCCGCACCGGGCCCGGGACTGGGACGGGTGCTCCCGCCTCCATTGCCTTCACGGGATTCTTCTTCGGCCAAGGGAACACCGCCGGCTCTCCCCTCTCGCCGGCCATCATCAAATCTCACTCTTCCTACCCCTGGAGGCCGGAGGAATTCCAACTCATCAGACATCTCATACATATCTACCATGTCTAGTTTGTCACTGAACCAAGATGGGCCGACTCCAAGAAGAGGGCTTCCGCCCCCATTAGAGCAGGCAAAGCTCCCTCCTTTACCACCAACTCGTCGTGAGCTCGAGGCCAAGGCGAAAGAAGAGGCCGCAAatacccctcctctccctcgtcgtgTGACAGAGCCACCACCTCAAGCCATGCCAGAGCTTCCCAGTGGCAGGCCCTCATTGCCCCCTCGGCTCCCATCCAGGCCAGCAAAGTCACCCCTGATGAACGCAACCGAggccccatctccctctctcccagcTAGacgcctcccaccccctccatcaagctACAAAAACCCCAAATCCGCCCTGGAATTAGGtttcaacaacaaacccagACCAGCCGACGATGTCCCACCCCCTATTCCACTCGCTTCCCGCCCAAGCATCTCCCAAATAGAAGCCGTCCGCTCCGcctcaaccgcctccccaacagcagcagcatcatcatcatcatcatcgtcaccacccccttcctgCCTCGTCTGCCGTGACTTCTCCGGCCCTGATACGGTCGCCGCCCAGCACCCctacacctccctccccaggcAGGACCCCATCTCCTACCTAGCCCACCACCTCtgctcccctttcccctcgcCCACCGATAAAGCCCGCGCAATCTTCACCTGGTGCCACCACAACATCGCCTACGACGTCCAcggcttcttcaacaactgcATCCCCCGAGGCCTCACACCGGCAGAAACAATCTTTTCGGGAAAAGCCGTCTGCGAAGGCTACGCAAAAGTCTACGAAGCCATCGCCCGCGCAGCGGGTCTGCACTGCATTGTTGTCGGCGGTCACGGCAAAGGCTACGGCTTCAGCGCCCTCAAAAAAGGGGAGCGGTGCCCGCCAAAGGACCCGACTGGCCACGCGTGGAACGCGGTCATGATCGATAATGATGAGTGGAAGCTTATTGACCCGTGCTGGGGAGCGGGGCATCTGGATGGGGGTACGAATGGGTATAAGAAGCAGTTTAGTCCGGGGCAGTTTGCGAGGAGCAATGAGTTTTTCGGAAGGAGTCACTACCCGAGCGATGAGAGGCATTTTCACaggagggatgggagggtgcCGAGTTGGGAGGAGTACATCTTGGGGGAgactgggggggaggagccggcggggtggatgggggatgcggagagggagggggggttggatcaGAGTAATTTTGAGCCGAAACAGAAAGAGATTTGTGTttcgggggcgggggagggaacGGTGACGAGGTTTCAGTTTGGGAAGGTATGCCCGCATTGGGTGAGTGAGAAGCACGGGAGGGGAAGGCAGATGTTGATTTGtttggtttttggggaggatgagaagagggcgggtgggaaggagaagttCGTGCCGTTGGAGACGGAcgggttttggtggtggctggaTGTGAGAAcgagggatttggggggggtggggaagagggtgaggttggtggggattACGAcggtggatgggagggatgcgagggggttgacgggggaggagtttaagggggttgtggggaggaaggcgtTTGCCATGTGTGGGATGGTGGATTGGGTGTTGGTTTGA